From one Enterobacter kobei genomic stretch:
- the tssB gene encoding type VI secretion system contractile sheath small subunit, with translation MSNNSFQSEIPKARVNIKLDVHTGGAQKKVELPLKLVVMGDYSNGKEERPLSEREKLNINKNNFNNVLADFSPSLSLTVENTLAGNGTEESVHLSFKEMKDFEPEQVARQIPQLRAMLAMRNLLRDLKSNLLDNVTFRKELESILKDPTLSNELRAELNALAPNEA, from the coding sequence GTGTCAAATAATTCGTTTCAGTCTGAAATACCTAAAGCGCGCGTCAATATTAAACTTGATGTCCACACTGGTGGCGCGCAAAAAAAAGTTGAACTGCCGCTCAAGCTGGTCGTGATGGGGGATTACAGTAACGGTAAAGAAGAACGCCCCCTTTCTGAGCGTGAGAAGCTCAACATCAATAAAAACAACTTTAACAATGTCCTTGCCGATTTTTCTCCTTCTCTAAGCCTTACAGTAGAAAATACGCTTGCAGGTAATGGAACTGAAGAAAGCGTTCATCTTTCCTTTAAAGAAATGAAGGATTTTGAGCCAGAACAGGTAGCACGACAGATCCCCCAACTTCGCGCCATGTTGGCTATGCGTAACCTCTTGCGCGATTTGAAATCCAATCTGCTTGATAACGTAACATTCCGTAAAGAACTCGAAAGCATTCTGAAAGATCCCACGTTAAGTAATGAGTTGCGTGCAGAACTGAATGCCCTGGCCCCGAATGAGGCGTAA
- the pitA gene encoding inorganic phosphate transporter PitA, which translates to MLHLFAGLDLHTGLLLLLALVFVLFYEAINGFHDTANAVATVIYTRAMRSQLAVIMAAVFNFFGVLLGGLSVAYAIVHMLPTDLLLNVSSAHGLAMVFSMLTAAIIWNLGTWYLGLPASSSHTLIGAIIGIGLTNALMTGSSVVDALNIPKVINIFGSLIISPIVGLVFAGGLVFLLRRFWNGSKKRDRIHMTPAEREKKDGKKKPPFWTRIALILSAIGVSFSHGANDGQKGIGLIMLVLIGVAPAGFVVNMNASGYDITRTRDAVNNVETYFQQHPALLQKATGVDPLIPTPEEVATKPNEFHCHPGRAISALDRAKEMLTNIESYDKLPVEQRGQLRRILLCISDITDKVAKQPDVSAEDQRLLKKLKGDMLSTIEYAPVWIIMAVALALGLGTMVGWRRVATTIGEKIGKKGMTYAQGMSAQMTAAVSIGLASYTGMPVSTTHVLSSSVAGTMIVDGGGLQRKTVTNILMAWVFTLPASIILSGGLYWIALKLI; encoded by the coding sequence ATGCTACATTTATTTGCCGGCCTGGATTTACATACCGGGTTATTACTTCTTCTAGCTCTGGTCTTTGTCCTGTTTTACGAAGCCATCAATGGTTTCCATGACACGGCGAACGCGGTTGCAACGGTTATCTATACCCGTGCGATGCGTTCTCAACTCGCGGTGATTATGGCTGCGGTGTTCAACTTTTTCGGCGTTCTGCTGGGCGGGCTGAGCGTAGCCTATGCGATTGTGCATATGCTGCCAACCGATCTCCTGCTTAACGTCAGCTCGGCGCATGGCCTCGCCATGGTGTTCTCCATGTTAACGGCGGCGATTATCTGGAACCTGGGCACCTGGTATCTGGGTCTGCCGGCTTCCAGTTCTCATACCCTGATTGGTGCGATTATCGGTATTGGTTTAACCAATGCGCTGATGACCGGCTCTTCTGTGGTGGATGCACTGAACATTCCTAAAGTAATCAATATTTTCGGTTCCCTGATCATCTCGCCAATTGTTGGCCTGGTGTTCGCAGGTGGGCTGGTGTTTTTGCTGCGTCGTTTCTGGAACGGCAGCAAAAAGCGCGACCGTATTCATATGACACCGGCAGAGCGTGAGAAGAAAGACGGCAAGAAAAAACCGCCGTTCTGGACGCGCATTGCCCTGATCCTGTCGGCTATCGGCGTGAGCTTCTCCCACGGTGCTAACGACGGTCAGAAAGGCATCGGCCTGATCATGCTGGTACTGATTGGCGTGGCGCCGGCGGGCTTTGTGGTGAATATGAACGCCTCCGGCTATGACATCACCCGTACCCGTGACGCGGTGAATAACGTCGAGACCTACTTCCAGCAGCATCCTGCGCTGCTGCAAAAAGCGACCGGTGTGGATCCGCTGATCCCGACGCCGGAAGAAGTGGCGACTAAACCGAACGAGTTCCATTGCCATCCGGGTCGCGCCATCAGCGCGCTGGATCGCGCTAAAGAAATGCTGACCAATATCGAAAGCTACGACAAGCTGCCGGTAGAACAGCGCGGCCAGCTGCGTCGCATTTTGCTGTGTATTTCTGATATCACCGATAAAGTGGCCAAACAGCCGGATGTCAGCGCTGAAGACCAGCGTCTGCTGAAAAAACTGAAAGGCGACATGCTGAGCACCATCGAATACGCACCAGTCTGGATCATCATGGCTGTGGCGCTGGCTCTGGGGCTGGGCACAATGGTTGGCTGGCGTCGTGTGGCGACCACCATCGGTGAGAAGATTGGTAAAAAAGGCATGACCTACGCACAGGGGATGTCAGCGCAGATGACGGCGGCGGTTTCCATTGGTCTGGCAAGCTATACCGGGATGCCGGTTTCCACCACCCACGTCCTCTCCTCCTCCGTGGCGGGTACGATGATTGTGGACGGCGGCGGCCTGCAACGAAAAACCGTGACCAACATTTTAATGGCTTGGGTCTTCACTTTACCGGCGTCGATTATTTTGTCAGGTGGGCTGTACTGGATCGCGTTGAAGCTGATTTAA
- a CDS encoding methyl-accepting chemotaxis protein, which translates to MLWKTTQGRFSLLLVGFFFILLLVTFFVINRFVSPQIVATETELVRNTVALQSNAIKEQMNRVKAQQKVITELVSTLDSTQIDQLLPNLVNQYGDLNVFGGGIWPLPRLRDPEREKFSTFFARDAGGVLQVNTVWNQPESEKYWEQPWYKDGLNAPKGECAWARAYQDAASPQPRTNCAMAIWRDGKPWGVATIDVTLGFFNQLAANMSKAIDGNVLIIEQDGKIVGNAASTEGGKALSNLRDLNLPSSDALLKLLSAGQQKSYEGNYSGSDGEHALFVLPIEGSPWFLAVDLPSSKLEQASNSILTKLTIVQLSLGIILILVLMVFVRNIFRNVSLLNKNIQALSSGGADLTQRLTESKSPEFNAIIQNFNAFITYLQELMQQVGQSAQAISSASRQIAGGNRDLSARTEDQSSSIVETAASMEELTSTVRQNADNAVAANRLSNQVSGAAREGASVVNEVVTTMSRINDSSVKIVDIISVIDGISFQTNILALNAAVEAARAGENGRGFAVVAGEVRSLAQRSATSAQEIKKLIEESVANIEQGGSLVRQAGVTMNGLVEKVESVTTLISEISSASNEQSKGIDQINMAINQLDSTTQQNAALVQEVAAAAQSMEEQTVHLEKIVTSFKI; encoded by the coding sequence ATGCTATGGAAAACAACCCAAGGTCGTTTTAGCCTGCTTCTTGTTGGATTTTTCTTTATATTACTGCTGGTTACCTTTTTTGTAATTAATCGTTTTGTCTCTCCGCAAATTGTCGCGACAGAAACCGAGCTGGTACGTAATACCGTAGCGCTACAAAGTAACGCGATCAAAGAGCAAATGAACCGCGTCAAAGCGCAGCAAAAAGTGATTACGGAACTGGTCAGCACACTCGACAGTACACAGATCGATCAGTTGCTGCCTAACCTGGTTAACCAGTATGGCGATCTGAACGTGTTTGGCGGCGGCATCTGGCCATTACCGCGTCTGCGCGATCCAGAGCGTGAGAAGTTCAGCACTTTTTTCGCACGCGATGCCGGTGGTGTACTGCAGGTGAATACCGTCTGGAACCAGCCGGAATCAGAGAAATACTGGGAGCAACCCTGGTATAAAGATGGCCTGAACGCGCCCAAAGGCGAGTGTGCCTGGGCGCGTGCGTATCAGGATGCTGCCAGCCCACAGCCGCGTACAAACTGCGCCATGGCCATCTGGCGTGACGGAAAACCCTGGGGCGTGGCCACAATTGACGTGACCTTAGGCTTTTTTAATCAGCTTGCTGCAAACATGAGCAAAGCCATTGACGGTAACGTACTGATTATTGAACAGGATGGGAAAATCGTTGGTAATGCGGCGTCCACAGAAGGCGGCAAAGCGCTGAGTAATTTACGCGATCTCAACCTGCCTTCCTCCGACGCATTATTAAAACTGCTCAGCGCCGGGCAACAAAAATCTTATGAAGGAAACTATTCCGGATCTGACGGCGAGCACGCTTTATTTGTGCTGCCCATTGAAGGAAGCCCCTGGTTCCTGGCCGTCGATTTACCGAGCAGTAAACTGGAGCAGGCATCAAATTCTATCCTGACGAAGTTAACTATCGTGCAATTATCATTGGGGATCATCTTAATCCTTGTCTTAATGGTTTTCGTGCGCAACATATTCAGAAACGTCAGCCTGTTAAATAAAAATATCCAGGCACTGTCCAGTGGTGGCGCTGACCTCACCCAACGCTTAACCGAGAGTAAAAGCCCGGAATTTAACGCTATCATTCAGAACTTCAATGCCTTTATTACCTATTTGCAGGAATTGATGCAGCAGGTAGGGCAAAGCGCGCAGGCGATCTCTTCGGCATCGCGCCAGATTGCCGGGGGCAACCGTGACCTGTCTGCCCGTACCGAAGATCAGTCATCGTCGATAGTGGAAACGGCCGCTTCCATGGAAGAACTGACCAGCACCGTACGGCAGAACGCCGATAACGCCGTGGCAGCCAACCGCCTTTCTAATCAGGTATCGGGCGCGGCGCGTGAAGGGGCCTCTGTAGTAAATGAAGTGGTCACCACGATGAGCCGCATTAATGATTCGTCAGTGAAAATTGTCGACATTATCAGCGTAATCGACGGGATTTCGTTCCAGACCAATATCCTTGCGCTGAACGCGGCGGTTGAAGCGGCACGAGCCGGTGAAAACGGACGCGGGTTTGCGGTGGTAGCAGGCGAAGTACGTTCCCTGGCACAACGCAGCGCTACCTCAGCGCAGGAGATCAAAAAGCTGATTGAAGAATCCGTTGCCAATATCGAGCAGGGCGGAAGTCTGGTCAGACAGGCTGGCGTCACCATGAATGGCCTGGTGGAGAAAGTGGAGAGCGTGACCACGTTAATCTCTGAGATCAGCTCGGCGAGCAACGAGCAAAGTAAGGGTATCGATCAGATTAATATGGCGATCAACCAGCTCGACAGCACCACCCAGCAGAACGCGGCGCTGGTGCAGGAAGTCGCCGCTGCCGCGCAATCCATGGAAGAACAGACCGTACACCTGGAAAAAATCGTTACCAGCTTCAAAATCTAA
- the tssC gene encoding type VI secretion system contractile sheath large subunit, whose product MLMSVNTENASATQTTVLERSEAAGVYASLFEKINLTPVSELNDLNNYQDGSALADVTADQRVTAAVQVFLERLKQSGQTVERLDKALLDHHIAELDFQISRQLDVVMHHEGFQQVEAAWRGLKSLIDHTDFRQNVKIEVLDISKDDLRQDFEDSPEIIQTGLYYHTYIQEYDTPGGEPIGAIISNYEFDASAQDIALLRNISKISAAAHMPFIGSVGPAFFLKESMEDVAAIKDIGNYFDRAEYIKWKAFRDSDDARYIGLTMPRVLGRLPYGPDTVPVRSFNYVEEVKGPDHEKYLWTNASFAFAANMVKSFIKNGWCVQIRGPQAGGAVTDLPIHLYDLGTGNQVKIPSEVMIPETREFEFANLGFIPLSYYKNRDYSCFFSANSAQKPALYDTADATANSRINARLPYIFLLSRIAHYLKMIQRENIGTTKDRRLLELELNTWVRGLVTEMTDPGDDLQASHPLRDAKVVVEDIEDNPGFFRVKLYAVPHFQVEGMDVNLSLVSQMPKAKA is encoded by the coding sequence ATGCTTATGTCAGTTAATACCGAAAATGCTTCAGCTACCCAGACTACCGTACTTGAGCGTTCTGAGGCTGCCGGGGTATATGCATCCCTGTTTGAAAAGATCAATCTTACGCCTGTTTCTGAACTGAATGACCTGAACAACTATCAGGATGGTTCAGCTCTTGCCGATGTCACAGCAGATCAACGTGTAACGGCTGCAGTGCAGGTATTTCTGGAACGCCTCAAACAGTCCGGTCAGACTGTTGAAAGACTAGATAAGGCTTTGCTGGATCATCACATTGCCGAACTCGATTTCCAGATTAGTCGCCAGCTTGATGTTGTCATGCATCATGAAGGTTTCCAGCAGGTTGAAGCAGCATGGCGTGGCCTGAAGTCACTGATTGATCATACTGATTTCCGCCAAAATGTAAAAATCGAAGTTTTAGATATTTCTAAAGATGATCTTCGCCAGGATTTTGAAGATTCACCGGAAATCATCCAGACGGGTCTCTATTATCACACTTATATTCAGGAATATGATACTCCTGGCGGAGAGCCTATAGGTGCTATCATTTCAAACTATGAGTTTGATGCCTCTGCACAAGACATCGCACTATTACGCAATATTTCTAAAATATCTGCTGCAGCGCACATGCCCTTTATCGGTTCAGTTGGCCCGGCATTCTTTCTGAAAGAATCTATGGAGGATGTAGCCGCAATAAAAGATATTGGAAATTATTTTGACCGAGCAGAATATATTAAATGGAAAGCATTCCGTGATTCAGATGATGCCCGCTATATAGGTCTGACAATGCCGCGAGTGCTCGGCCGCTTGCCTTATGGCCCAGATACTGTACCGGTACGCAGCTTTAATTATGTCGAAGAAGTAAAAGGCCCCGATCACGAAAAATATCTGTGGACAAATGCTTCATTCGCCTTTGCTGCAAATATGGTGAAAAGTTTCATTAAAAATGGCTGGTGTGTTCAAATTCGTGGTCCGCAGGCGGGCGGAGCAGTAACCGATCTCCCTATTCATTTGTACGATCTCGGCACTGGCAACCAGGTCAAAATCCCATCTGAAGTCATGATCCCGGAAACCCGCGAGTTTGAATTTGCTAACCTGGGCTTTATCCCGCTGTCCTATTACAAAAACCGTGATTATTCTTGCTTCTTCTCTGCAAACTCTGCTCAGAAACCAGCCTTGTATGATACTGCTGATGCGACAGCCAACAGTCGAATAAACGCCCGTCTACCATATATTTTCCTGTTATCCCGGATCGCCCATTATCTAAAAATGATCCAACGAGAAAATATCGGCACCACTAAAGATCGTCGGTTACTGGAACTGGAGTTGAATACCTGGGTACGCGGTCTGGTGACCGAAATGACCGATCCAGGCGATGACCTACAGGCATCTCATCCACTACGCGATGCGAAGGTTGTTGTAGAAGATATTGAAGATAATCCAGGGTTCTTCCGCGTGAAATTATACGCTGTACCTCATTTCCAGGTAGAAGGTATGGACGTCAACCTGTCGCTGGTTTCGCAGATGCCTAAGGCGAAAGCGTAA
- the rsmJ gene encoding 16S rRNA (guanine(1516)-N(2))-methyltransferase RsmJ has translation MKICLLDESGTGDGALSVLAARWALEHDEDNLMALVLTPEHLELRKRDEPKLGGIFVDFVAGAMAHRRKFGGGRGEAVAKAIGVKGSYLPDVVDATAGLGRDAFVLASIGCRVRMLERNPVVAALLDDGLARGYADAEIGPWLRERLQLIHASSLTGLEEITPRPQVVYLDPMFPHKQKSALVKKEMRVFQSLVGPDLDADGLLAPAQRLATKRVVVKRPDYAPPLAGVATPNAVVTKGHRFDIYAGTAE, from the coding sequence GTGAAAATTTGTTTGTTAGATGAATCAGGCACCGGAGACGGTGCCTTATCTGTTCTTGCGGCCCGCTGGGCGCTGGAGCATGACGAGGATAACCTGATGGCGCTGGTGCTCACCCCTGAGCATCTTGAGCTGCGTAAACGCGATGAGCCGAAGCTCGGCGGCATCTTTGTGGATTTCGTCGCGGGGGCGATGGCCCACCGGCGTAAATTCGGCGGCGGACGTGGCGAAGCGGTGGCGAAAGCGATTGGCGTCAAAGGCAGCTATCTGCCGGACGTGGTGGATGCGACCGCAGGCTTAGGGCGTGATGCTTTTGTGCTGGCATCCATCGGCTGCCGGGTACGCATGCTGGAGCGTAATCCGGTGGTGGCGGCGCTGCTGGATGATGGTCTGGCGCGTGGCTATGCGGATGCGGAGATTGGCCCGTGGCTGCGCGAGCGATTACAGCTTATTCACGCCTCCAGCCTGACCGGGCTTGAGGAGATCACGCCGCGTCCACAGGTGGTCTATCTCGATCCGATGTTTCCCCATAAGCAGAAAAGCGCGCTGGTGAAAAAAGAGATGCGGGTGTTTCAGTCGCTGGTGGGGCCGGATCTGGATGCCGACGGACTGCTGGCACCGGCACAGCGGCTGGCTACCAAACGCGTGGTGGTAAAGCGGCCCGACTACGCGCCGCCGCTGGCAGGTGTCGCCACGCCAAACGCGGTGGTCACCAAGGGCCACCGGTTTGATATTTACGCCGGAACAGCGGAATAA
- the prlC gene encoding oligopeptidase A: MTNPLLTPFELPPFSAIKPEHVVPAVTKALDDCREAVERVVAQGAPYTWDNLCQPLAEVDDRLGRLFSPVSHLNSVKNSPELREAYEQTLPLLSEYSTWVGQHEGLYQAYRNLRDGDAYNELDVAKKKAVDNALRDFELSGIGLPKEKQKRYGEIAARLSELGNQYSNNVLDATMGWSKLVTDEAELSGMPESALAAAKAQAEAKEQEGWLLTLDIPSYLPVMTYCDNQALREEMYRAYSTRASDQGPNAGKWDNTPVMAEILALRHELAQLLGFDSYAHKSLATKMAQNPAQVLDFLTDLARRARPQGERELAQLRTFAKEECGVDDLQPWDIAYYSEKQKQHLYSISDEQLRPYFPEEKAVNGLFGVVKRIYGITAKERKDIDVYHPDVRFFELYDESNELRGSFYLDLYARENKRGGAWMDDCVGQMRKADGSLQKPVAYLTCNFNRPVNGKPALFTHDEVTTLFHEFGHGLHHMLTRIEAAGVSGISGVPWDAVELPSQFMENWCWEPEALAFISGHYETGEPLPEALLEKMLAAKNYQAALFILRQLEFGLFDFRLHAEFSPEQGAKVLETLAEIKKQVAVIPGPTWGRFPHAFSHIFAGGYAAGYYSYLWADVLAADAYSRFEEEGIFNRETGQSFLDNILTRGGSEEPMELFKRFRGREPQLDAMLAHYGIEG; encoded by the coding sequence ATGACCAATCCATTACTGACGCCTTTCGAACTGCCGCCGTTTTCTGCCATCAAACCTGAGCACGTCGTACCCGCCGTCACCAAAGCGCTGGACGACTGCCGCGAGGCGGTAGAGCGCGTGGTGGCGCAGGGCGCGCCTTATACCTGGGATAACCTTTGCCAGCCGCTGGCGGAAGTGGACGACCGTCTGGGCCGTCTGTTTTCTCCCGTCAGCCACCTGAATTCCGTCAAAAACAGCCCGGAACTGCGCGAAGCTTATGAGCAGACGCTGCCGCTGCTGTCTGAATACAGCACCTGGGTCGGTCAGCACGAAGGGCTGTACCAGGCGTACCGCAATTTGCGCGATGGCGACGCGTATAACGAACTGGATGTGGCGAAGAAAAAAGCCGTCGATAACGCGCTGCGTGATTTTGAACTGTCCGGCATTGGCCTGCCGAAAGAGAAACAAAAACGCTATGGTGAGATCGCCGCGCGCCTGTCCGAACTCGGCAACCAGTACAGCAACAACGTGCTGGATGCGACCATGGGCTGGTCAAAACTCGTCACCGATGAAGCTGAACTGTCCGGCATGCCGGAAAGCGCGCTGGCGGCCGCAAAAGCGCAGGCCGAAGCCAAAGAGCAGGAAGGCTGGCTGTTAACCCTGGATATTCCAAGCTATCTGCCGGTAATGACCTACTGTGACAACCAGGCGCTGCGCGAAGAGATGTATCGCGCCTACAGCACCCGCGCCTCCGATCAGGGGCCGAACGCCGGTAAATGGGATAACACCCCGGTAATGGCGGAGATCCTCGCCCTGCGTCACGAACTGGCGCAACTGCTCGGCTTTGACAGCTACGCACACAAATCGCTGGCGACCAAAATGGCGCAAAACCCGGCGCAAGTACTGGATTTCTTAACCGATCTGGCGCGCCGTGCCCGTCCGCAGGGTGAACGTGAACTTGCCCAGCTGCGCACCTTCGCCAAAGAAGAGTGCGGCGTGGATGACCTTCAGCCGTGGGATATCGCTTACTACAGCGAAAAACAGAAACAGCATCTGTACAGCATCAGCGACGAACAGCTGCGTCCTTACTTCCCGGAAGAAAAAGCGGTTAACGGCCTGTTTGGAGTGGTAAAACGCATTTATGGCATCACCGCCAAAGAGCGCAAGGACATCGACGTTTATCATCCGGACGTGCGTTTCTTCGAGCTTTATGACGAGAGCAACGAACTGCGCGGCAGCTTCTATCTCGACCTGTATGCCCGTGAAAACAAACGCGGTGGGGCGTGGATGGACGACTGCGTGGGTCAGATGCGCAAAGCGGACGGTTCGCTGCAAAAACCGGTCGCCTATCTCACCTGTAACTTTAACCGCCCGGTCAACGGCAAACCGGCGCTGTTTACCCACGATGAAGTGACCACCCTGTTCCACGAATTCGGACACGGTCTGCACCATATGCTGACGCGTATTGAAGCGGCGGGCGTATCCGGTATCAGCGGCGTACCGTGGGATGCGGTCGAACTGCCAAGCCAGTTTATGGAAAACTGGTGCTGGGAGCCGGAAGCGCTGGCGTTTATCTCCGGTCACTATGAGACGGGCGAACCGCTGCCGGAAGCCTTGCTGGAAAAAATGCTGGCCGCCAAGAACTATCAGGCCGCGCTGTTTATCCTGCGTCAGCTGGAGTTCGGCCTGTTCGATTTCCGCCTGCATGCTGAGTTCAGCCCGGAGCAGGGGGCGAAAGTCCTCGAAACCCTGGCGGAAATCAAAAAACAGGTCGCGGTCATCCCTGGCCCAACATGGGGCCGTTTCCCGCATGCCTTCAGCCATATTTTTGCCGGCGGCTATGCGGCAGGGTACTACAGCTACCTGTGGGCCGATGTGCTGGCAGCGGATGCGTACTCCCGCTTCGAAGAAGAGGGGATCTTCAACCGCGAAACCGGCCAGTCGTTCCTTGATAACATCCTGACTCGCGGTGGTTCTGAGGAGCCGATGGAACTGTTCAAACGCTTCCGTGGCCGCGAGCCGCAGCTGGACGCCATGCTGGCGCATTACGGCATCGAAGGCTGA
- a CDS encoding BaiN/RdsA family NAD(P)/FAD-dependent oxidoreductase, protein MERFDAIVIGAGAAGMFCAAQAGQAGKRVLLLDNGKKPGRKILMSGGGRCNFTNLYIEPAAYLSQNPHFCKSALARYTQWDFIDLVGRHGIAWHEKTLGQLFCDDSAQQIVDMLVAECTAGKVVMRLRSEVLDVTRDDDGYTLTLNGDTVSADKLVIASGGLSMPGLGATPFGYKIAEQFGLKVLPTRAGLVPFTLHKPLLEQLQTLSGVSVPAVIEAEDGTVFRENLLFTHRGLSGPAILQISSYWQPGEFVTINLLPECDLENLLNEQRAAHPNQSLKNTLAMQLPKRLVECLQALGQIPDVTLKQLNPRDQQALIETLTRWRVQPNGTEGYRTAEVTLGGVDTRELLSRTMEARNVPGLYFIGEVMDVTGWLGGYNFQWAWASAWACAQALVGE, encoded by the coding sequence GTGGAAAGGTTTGATGCCATCGTAATTGGAGCCGGAGCGGCCGGAATGTTTTGCGCCGCGCAGGCCGGACAGGCGGGAAAACGCGTCCTGTTACTCGATAACGGTAAAAAACCGGGCCGCAAGATCCTCATGTCTGGCGGCGGTCGCTGCAACTTTACTAACCTTTATATCGAGCCTGCGGCTTATCTCAGTCAGAACCCGCATTTTTGCAAATCTGCGCTGGCGCGTTATACCCAGTGGGATTTTATCGATCTCGTCGGCAGGCACGGTATCGCGTGGCATGAGAAGACCCTCGGACAGCTCTTCTGCGACGATTCTGCTCAGCAGATTGTTGATATGCTGGTGGCCGAATGTACAGCGGGTAAGGTGGTGATGCGCTTGCGCAGTGAAGTGCTTGACGTGACCCGCGATGACGACGGTTATACGCTGACGCTGAATGGCGATACGGTCAGTGCTGACAAACTGGTGATTGCCAGCGGTGGACTCTCCATGCCGGGCCTCGGCGCAACGCCCTTCGGCTATAAAATCGCCGAACAGTTTGGCCTGAAGGTGCTGCCAACCCGCGCGGGACTGGTGCCTTTTACCCTGCATAAGCCGTTACTGGAGCAATTACAAACGCTCTCTGGCGTCTCAGTACCCGCGGTGATTGAGGCTGAGGACGGTACGGTTTTCCGCGAAAACCTGCTCTTTACCCATCGCGGTCTTTCTGGCCCGGCGATCCTGCAAATTTCCAGCTACTGGCAGCCCGGCGAATTCGTCACCATTAATTTGCTGCCAGAGTGCGATCTGGAAAACCTGCTCAATGAGCAGCGGGCAGCGCATCCAAATCAGAGCCTGAAAAATACGCTTGCCATGCAGCTGCCGAAGCGTCTGGTGGAGTGCTTACAAGCGCTGGGGCAGATCCCGGATGTCACGCTGAAGCAGCTTAATCCGCGCGATCAGCAGGCGCTCATTGAAACGCTGACCCGGTGGCGGGTGCAGCCAAACGGCACCGAAGGTTACCGTACGGCGGAAGTGACGCTCGGCGGCGTGGATACCCGCGAACTGTTATCACGCACCATGGAAGCTCGCAACGTTCCGGGACTCTATTTTATCGGTGAAGTGATGGATGTCACCGGCTGGCTCGGCGGCTATAACTTCCAGTGGGCATGGGCCAGCGCCTGGGCGTGCGCACAGGCACTGGTCGGCGAATAA
- the uspB gene encoding universal stress protein UspB, with protein sequence MVSTVALFWALCVVCVVNMARYFSSLRALLVVLRGCDPLLYQYVDGGGFFTSHGQPSKQMRLVWYIYQQRYLDHHDDEFIRRCQRVRQHFILTSALCGLVVVSLIALLIWH encoded by the coding sequence ATGGTCAGCACCGTCGCGCTGTTTTGGGCTTTGTGTGTCGTTTGTGTGGTGAATATGGCGCGTTACTTCTCATCATTACGCGCATTGTTAGTGGTACTTCGTGGTTGCGATCCGTTGCTCTATCAATATGTGGATGGCGGAGGATTTTTTACCTCGCACGGACAGCCCAGTAAGCAGATGCGCCTGGTGTGGTATATCTACCAGCAACGTTATCTGGACCATCATGATGATGAGTTTATTCGTCGCTGCCAGCGGGTTCGTCAGCATTTTATTTTAACCAGTGCGCTATGTGGCCTGGTGGTCGTCAGCCTGATCGCGCTGCTGATCTGGCACTGA
- the uspA gene encoding universal stress protein UspA yields MAYTHILIAVDLSPESKVLVEKAVSMARPYNAKVSLIHVDVNYSDLYTGLIDVNLGDMQKRISEETHHALTELSTNAGYPITETLSGSGDLGQVLVDAIKKYDMDLVVCGHHQDFWSKLMSSARQLINTVHVDMLIVPLRDEEDE; encoded by the coding sequence ATGGCTTACACACATATTCTGATCGCAGTCGATCTTTCCCCAGAAAGCAAAGTGCTGGTCGAGAAAGCGGTATCCATGGCGCGCCCTTACAATGCCAAGGTGTCGCTGATCCATGTGGATGTTAACTACTCCGATCTCTATACCGGCCTTATTGATGTGAATCTCGGCGACATGCAGAAACGCATTTCCGAAGAGACGCATCATGCGCTCACTGAACTGTCCACCAACGCGGGCTATCCAATCACCGAAACCCTGAGCGGCAGCGGCGATTTAGGCCAGGTGCTGGTAGATGCGATTAAGAAATACGATATGGACCTGGTGGTCTGCGGTCATCACCAGGATTTCTGGAGCAAACTGATGTCCTCCGCGCGTCAGCTGATCAATACCGTGCACGTTGATATGCTGATCGTGCCGCTGCGCGACGAAGAAGACGAGTAA